A single window of Maylandia zebra isolate NMK-2024a linkage group LG2, Mzebra_GT3a, whole genome shotgun sequence DNA harbors:
- the LOC143421742 gene encoding zinc finger CCHC domain-containing protein 12-like, with product MEIVDRENVKIPNSVIVSGITGTDADEALKYFLSRYGRTARTLKIDDPKSSYHKNAIVEYESGSALSTLEPLLPYTLECPNEVTYQIRALSPEYIAAVTNVATNSFFNELQSIARLSGKSFEAVLHEHLSQCAQSVTHSTEAPTPDAQSELTTQVQANDQLIQSETAELIKANICISDSESVNQTQPDLQTTIPQSFITHPDVQKVVVEHIVRSEALVSPVSASFRLRNFSGKLPCPSHEVDFDTWRHSVELILQDPNLSDLQRSRKIVDSLVPPAANVVKPLGPEALPSAYLELLHSAFGTVEDGDELFAKFLNTLQDAGEKPSHYLHRLQTALSKALKRGGVVASEADRHLLRQFCRGCWDNALLTDLQLEKKKDKPPSFTELLLQLRVEEDKHTAKESRMKKHFAATRPKVASHSIAANADFPALTMQDDLTEMRTQITALQSELTRLKPQKVDPPVDAQKDLVTELKAQISQLQSHLATLTPNPPRKKSNPPKATAKTNSQVPERTLLTSQAAKSRPRPGYCYQCGEDGHIASVCPNDPNPSLVTDKRKQLKGKQLLWDRQNKQTQPLN from the coding sequence ATGGAAATAGTTGACagagaaaatgttaaaatcccAAACTCAGTTATTGTTAGTGGGATTACAGGCACAGACGCTGATGAAgctttaaaatactttttaagcAGATATGGTCGAACAGCAAGAACCCTTAAGATAGATGACCCTAAGTCTTCTTACCACAAAAATGCTATTGTAGAGTATGAGAGTGGATCTGCTCTGTCGACACTTGAACCCTTACTACCCTACACACTTGAATGTCCGAATGAAGTCACTTATCAGATACGAGCCCTGTCACCTGAGTACATCGCAGCTGTTACCAACGTCGCCACCAACAGTTTTTTCAATGAACTGCAAAGCATTGCTAGACTTAGTGGCAAATCTTTTGAAGCTGTTCTGCATGAACACCTTTCCCAATGTGCTCAGTCAGTCACACACAGCACAGAAGCTCCTACCCCAGATGCACAAAGTGAACTAACAACCCAAGTACAAGCAAATGACCAACTTATCCAAAGTGAAACTGCAGAACTGATCAAAGCTAACATATGCATCAGCGATTCTGAGTCAGTCAACCAGACACAACCAGATCTACAAACTACCATTCCACAGAGCTTTATAACACACCCTGATGTGCAAAAGGTTGTAGTAGAGCACATAGTGCGAAGTGAAGCTCTTGTCTCACCAGTGAGCGCCTCCTTCCGCCTCAGAAATTTTTCAGGCAAACTGCCCTGTCCTAGTCATGAGGTGGACTTTGATACATGGCGCCACAGTGTAGAGCTCATACTTCAAGATCCCAATCTGTCTGACTTGCAACGCTCACGGAAAATCGTAGACAGTCTTGTACCGCCTGCTGCCAACGTGGTGAAACCTCTGGGCCCTGAAGCCTTGCCCTCAGCTTATCTTGAACTACTCCATTCAGCTTTTGGCACTGTGGAGGATGGCGACGAGCTTTTCGCCAAATTCCTCAACACATTACAAGATGCAGGTGAAAAGCCTTCACACTACCTCCATCGCTTGCAAACAGCTCTCTCAAAAGCTCTGAAAAGAGGCGGTGTCGTAGCTAGTGAAGCAGACCGACACCTTCTGCGTCAATTCTGTCGGGGGTGTTGGGATAATGCCTTGTTAACAGATCTTCAGctcgaaaagaaaaaagataaaccCCCCTCATTCACCGAGCTGCTGCTACAGTTGAGAGTGGAAGAGGACAAGCATACTGCAAAAGAAAGCCgaatgaaaaaacattttgctgCCACCAGACCAAAAGTAGCCTCTCACTCTATTGCTGCAAATGCTGACTTTCCTGCGCTCACCATGCAAGACGATCTCACTGAAATGCGAACGCAAATAACTgcgctgcagagtgaactgacAAGATTGAAACCCCAGAAAGTAGACCCACCAGTAGATGCTCAAAAGGATTTGGTCACAGAATTAAAGGCACAAATCAGTCAGCTTCAAAGCCATCTCGCAACATTAACCCCGAACCCTCCTAGGAAAAAGTCTAACCCTCCAAAAGCTACTGCTAAGACCAACTCTCAAGTACCCGAACGAACCCTTTTGACATCCCAAGCTGCGAAGAGTAGGCCCAGGCCTGGTTACTGCTACCAGTGCGGCGAAGACGGCCATATTGCCTCTGTGTGCCCAAATGACCCAAACCCGTCTTTAGTCACTGACAAAAGGAAACAGTTGAAAGGAAAACAGTTGCTGTGGGATagacaaaacaagcaaacacagccTTTAAACTAA